In the genome of Croceimicrobium hydrocarbonivorans, one region contains:
- a CDS encoding glycosyl hydrolase — MTKTTTLARRVLGSLMLLGSLLQAQVVQKGQGSYTTNFPGTDAAGRNGYPSGTPFVTGNAANKPVPTNEWWSHKVKNAHSSNLFNYPFTLKTINQGLVATYIPWGPIDNIEPVQIGLTGLNASAANVADHDDWMISLDWQSGTHHLQARTGIGMPFLYFNKDANSTVEININQGAVTDSGSFLIVKGVRNGADFVIYGPSGSSWQQNGSTYTSSLNGNDYWSLLFIPPGGNPDQKASDLKKYAFVFPKHCQADWQYNEQTSIVHTDFTVQTEVMEGNDSLMLQGLLPHHWANLAGSSQINTNHVYSTVRGDLKLMEGNHFAVENTFYGILPTLPNVHCHSNSFDPGKLQEKVDLLKNEGLATWTDSYNEGQAMNRLIQTARIAEQVGDTSALNSILKTVKERLEDWLSYQSGEVAFLFYYNQTWDALIGYPAGHGQDANINDHHFHWGYFIHAASFVEQFEPGWAANWGPMIDMLVRDAASSNRSDNLFPYLRNFSPYAGHCWANGFASFPQGNDQESTSESMQFNSSLIHWGAVTGNDSIRDLGIYLYTTEQSAVEEYWFDMYQRNFGANQQYSLVSRVWGNSYDNVTFWTADIAASYGIELYPIHGGSLYLGHNLNYHNTLWSEIEQNTGILSNAPNVNLWHDVMWQYLAFSDPDKALNLYDSYPNRALKFGVSDAQTYYWLHSLKVLGAPDATVTADHPLAAAFQGDGNRIYVAQNYGSSSLNVQFSDGYQLTVAPGELVTSMDVNLEGELSTLFDRAYTWGTAQLSFNLQQGSPDYMVLYQNEDSITSLQQAPYQFTVDSLEAGIHSFYVQMYQGGNCAISNLLKIVVGEQVPFSGSPALIPGSIWPGEYDLFEGGFANEISYLDLSPDNQGDFRLSEWVDATNHPSEGPVVGWLNAGEWLEFTVDVQMAGLYDVDIRYASDNSAGGGPMRLESDGQIVASGISFNQTGGWDTWATKSISNVPLKSGEQILRIYIENGEFNLGELDFQFKGPLAYDQPVADAGPVQMIVWPQNQASLDGSASFSPASNSLTYQWTQLYGPSAASPGNATMAISSLQNLQKGVYKYRLEVDNGSHSDQDEVYVIVGDHSNVPPTAAFLSPAQGSRFVEGETVMLQATANDLNDSIQKLDFYLNGQLFQSFNSRPYNLNWTAQLGPAQWRLLAYDYLGDSAWSAPLSLQIDTAPSCEGISQNGDFSWKFSSDDSNPTLTFIPSQAGVGVPTCILYYGTNPGALPGYPVTPNQPYPLNANKGDLIYFYYTYSYPGAGERNNSANKDSYVVGTCSDIGLAENWEEQIAVYPNPSTDQFYIDLIEAGAHISVYDLRGKLILEKEVQGRKGEINLEGRAEGLYFLKLNKDGKSATFKIVLRKY, encoded by the coding sequence ATGACTAAGACTACTACGCTCGCCCGTAGAGTGCTTGGCTCTTTGATGCTGCTCGGAAGTCTGCTTCAGGCTCAGGTAGTGCAAAAAGGTCAAGGCTCTTATACCACCAACTTTCCGGGTACAGATGCGGCCGGCCGAAATGGCTATCCCTCCGGAACGCCCTTTGTAACGGGCAATGCGGCTAATAAACCGGTGCCAACCAATGAGTGGTGGTCACATAAAGTGAAAAATGCGCATTCTTCCAATCTCTTTAATTATCCCTTTACCCTAAAAACCATCAATCAAGGTTTGGTGGCTACCTATATTCCATGGGGGCCTATCGACAATATTGAACCGGTGCAAATTGGATTGACGGGCTTAAATGCCAGCGCTGCTAATGTGGCCGATCACGATGATTGGATGATAAGCCTCGACTGGCAAAGTGGAACCCATCATTTACAAGCCCGTACCGGTATTGGCATGCCATTTTTATATTTCAATAAGGATGCAAACAGTACCGTAGAAATCAATATTAATCAGGGAGCGGTTACCGATTCGGGCTCCTTCCTAATTGTAAAAGGCGTGCGCAATGGCGCTGATTTTGTGATCTATGGACCTTCCGGTTCCAGCTGGCAACAAAATGGATCTACCTATACCTCTAGCTTAAATGGCAATGATTATTGGTCTTTGCTCTTTATTCCTCCGGGAGGTAATCCCGACCAAAAAGCCAGCGATTTAAAGAAGTACGCTTTTGTATTCCCCAAGCACTGCCAGGCCGATTGGCAATACAATGAACAGACCTCCATCGTGCATACCGATTTTACAGTGCAAACCGAAGTAATGGAAGGCAATGACAGTCTAATGCTCCAAGGTCTTTTACCGCATCATTGGGCGAATTTAGCCGGCTCCAGCCAGATAAATACCAATCATGTGTACAGCACGGTTCGTGGGGATTTGAAGTTAATGGAGGGCAATCATTTTGCGGTAGAAAATACTTTTTACGGCATTTTACCCACCTTACCTAATGTGCATTGCCACAGCAATTCCTTCGACCCTGGGAAATTGCAGGAGAAGGTAGATCTACTTAAAAACGAAGGATTAGCCACTTGGACCGACTCCTATAATGAAGGTCAGGCGATGAATCGCTTAATCCAAACGGCGCGAATTGCAGAGCAGGTGGGTGATACCTCCGCCCTGAATAGCATTTTAAAAACCGTGAAAGAGCGCCTGGAAGATTGGCTTTCCTACCAATCTGGCGAGGTGGCATTCCTCTTTTATTACAATCAAACCTGGGATGCATTAATTGGCTATCCGGCCGGCCATGGTCAGGATGCAAATATTAATGATCACCATTTCCACTGGGGTTATTTTATTCATGCAGCTTCATTTGTGGAGCAATTTGAGCCTGGCTGGGCCGCTAATTGGGGACCAATGATTGACATGCTGGTGCGTGATGCGGCCAGCAGTAATCGCAGTGATAATCTCTTTCCTTATTTGCGAAATTTCAGTCCTTATGCCGGGCATTGCTGGGCCAATGGATTTGCCAGCTTCCCACAAGGGAATGATCAGGAATCGACCTCCGAGAGTATGCAGTTTAATTCCTCCCTTATTCATTGGGGAGCGGTTACCGGGAATGATTCTATTCGCGATTTGGGCATTTACCTCTATACCACCGAGCAATCGGCGGTTGAAGAATATTGGTTCGATATGTATCAACGGAATTTTGGTGCTAACCAGCAATATTCCTTGGTGTCGCGAGTTTGGGGCAATAGTTATGATAATGTCACTTTTTGGACGGCAGATATTGCCGCCTCCTATGGCATTGAGCTTTATCCTATTCACGGCGGTTCCCTCTACTTGGGTCATAATCTGAATTATCATAATACCCTATGGTCAGAAATTGAGCAGAATACCGGAATTCTAAGCAATGCTCCCAATGTGAACCTCTGGCATGATGTAATGTGGCAGTATCTTGCTTTTAGCGATCCCGATAAGGCCTTGAATCTCTATGATTCTTATCCTAACCGCGCTTTGAAATTCGGGGTTTCGGATGCCCAAACGTATTATTGGTTGCATAGCCTTAAGGTATTAGGTGCCCCCGATGCGACAGTAACGGCAGATCATCCTCTGGCAGCGGCTTTTCAGGGTGATGGCAATCGTATTTACGTAGCCCAGAATTATGGCAGCTCCAGCTTAAACGTTCAATTCTCAGACGGCTATCAATTAACGGTTGCTCCGGGTGAATTGGTCACTTCCATGGATGTAAATCTAGAGGGTGAATTAAGCACCCTATTTGACCGAGCTTATACCTGGGGCACGGCTCAATTGAGCTTTAATCTGCAACAGGGCAGTCCCGATTATATGGTGCTCTATCAAAATGAAGATAGCATCACCAGCCTGCAACAGGCGCCCTATCAGTTTACGGTAGATAGCCTGGAAGCCGGTATCCATAGCTTTTATGTGCAGATGTACCAGGGTGGCAATTGTGCCATTTCTAATTTGCTAAAGATTGTAGTGGGAGAGCAAGTGCCATTTAGTGGCAGTCCGGCTTTAATTCCCGGCAGTATTTGGCCGGGAGAATACGATCTTTTTGAAGGGGGTTTTGCCAATGAAATAAGCTATCTCGACTTAAGTCCGGATAATCAAGGTGATTTCCGACTCAGTGAGTGGGTAGATGCTACGAATCACCCTAGCGAAGGTCCGGTAGTAGGTTGGCTAAATGCCGGTGAATGGCTGGAATTTACGGTAGATGTACAAATGGCCGGTCTTTATGATGTAGATATTCGCTATGCCTCAGATAATTCTGCTGGCGGTGGCCCGATGCGTTTGGAGTCGGATGGGCAAATTGTGGCATCTGGTATAAGTTTTAATCAAACCGGTGGTTGGGATACCTGGGCGACCAAGAGCATAAGCAATGTGCCTTTGAAATCAGGAGAGCAGATTCTGCGGATATATATCGAGAATGGAGAGTTTAATCTGGGAGAACTCGATTTTCAGTTTAAGGGTCCATTGGCCTATGATCAACCGGTGGCCGATGCAGGTCCGGTGCAAATGATAGTATGGCCTCAAAATCAAGCGAGCTTAGATGGTAGTGCGAGCTTTAGTCCGGCCTCCAATTCCTTAACCTATCAATGGACGCAGCTTTATGGTCCATCGGCGGCCAGCCCTGGCAATGCAACAATGGCCATAAGTTCCCTTCAAAACCTACAAAAGGGGGTTTATAAATACCGACTGGAAGTAGATAATGGCTCGCATTCGGATCAGGATGAGGTCTATGTAATTGTGGGGGATCATAGCAATGTTCCGCCTACCGCTGCCTTTTTAAGTCCGGCGCAGGGTTCACGCTTTGTAGAGGGTGAAACAGTAATGCTACAAGCAACGGCCAATGATTTAAACGATAGTATTCAAAAGCTGGACTTTTACCTCAATGGGCAATTGTTCCAAAGCTTTAACAGCCGGCCTTATAATTTGAATTGGACCGCTCAATTAGGCCCGGCGCAATGGCGTTTATTGGCCTATGATTATTTGGGTGATTCAGCCTGGTCGGCGCCCTTAAGTTTACAGATTGATACTGCGCCTTCCTGCGAGGGAATTAGCCAAAACGGGGATTTTTCCTGGAAGTTTTCTTCGGATGATAGTAATCCCACCCTCACCTTTATTCCTTCTCAAGCGGGAGTGGGAGTGCCTACCTGTATTCTGTATTATGGCACTAATCCAGGGGCTTTGCCGGGTTATCCGGTTACACCCAATCAGCCCTACCCGCTTAATGCGAATAAGGGCGATCTGATTTACTTCTACTATACCTACTCTTATCCGGGAGCCGGGGAACGAAACAATTCGGCCAATAAAGACAGCTATGTGGTAGGTACTTGTAGTGATATTGGATTGGCCGAGAATTGGGAGGAGCAAATTGCAGTTTATCCCAATCCCAGCACTGACCAATTTTACATTGACCTTATAGAAGCCGGAGCGCATATTAGCGTTTATGACCTTCGCGGAAAGCTAATCCTGGAAAAGGAGGTACAGGGCCGAAAAGGTGAAATTAATTTAGAAGGCCGAGCGGAAGGCTTGTACTTCTTAAAGCTTAACAAGGATGGAAAATCAGCGACTTTCAAAATTGTTTTACGCAAATACTAA
- a CDS encoding glycosyl hydrolase family 17 protein, whose amino-acid sequence MENQRLSKLFYANTKAFKAGLLGFALLAISACDQPKTTNAASILGNPDYQAIAYGGYRNVDRSQAPSKAELKEDLKILHAMGIRVLRTYHARLYEHAPRLLAAISEMKSEDPNFEMYVMLGAWIQCAGAWTDNPQHLKGDVKENKAEIDQAIRLAQQYPDIVKVIAVGNESMVHWAASYHVHPRIVLKWVQQLQGLKADGILADDLWITSSDNFASWGGEGPEYHVPALDSLIAAVDYLSVHSYPFHDSHYNPQWWQLEASADSLKKDSLINTAIQKALDRVQSQLTAVASYVESLGLEKEIHIGESGWASGDNHLYGDKGSHAADEYKQMLYYQGLRKMADSLGMSCFYFEAFDEPWKDGQNPAGSENHFGLFTVDGQAKMPIWDLVDQGLFAGLSRAGNPIRKSHHGNGESLKDSALIPPYKSL is encoded by the coding sequence ATGGAAAATCAGCGACTTTCAAAATTGTTTTACGCAAATACTAAGGCTTTTAAGGCGGGCTTATTAGGCTTTGCCCTACTCGCTATTTCGGCCTGCGATCAGCCTAAAACCACTAATGCGGCCTCTATACTCGGTAACCCCGATTATCAGGCCATCGCCTATGGTGGCTATCGAAATGTAGATCGATCTCAGGCGCCAAGCAAGGCAGAATTAAAGGAGGATCTAAAGATTCTTCATGCCATGGGGATTCGCGTTTTACGCACCTATCATGCTCGCCTGTATGAGCATGCCCCGCGCTTATTGGCGGCGATAAGCGAAATGAAGAGCGAAGACCCCAATTTTGAAATGTATGTAATGCTGGGTGCCTGGATACAATGCGCGGGTGCCTGGACAGATAATCCTCAACATTTAAAGGGCGATGTAAAGGAGAACAAGGCCGAAATTGATCAGGCCATTCGTTTGGCGCAGCAGTATCCGGATATCGTTAAGGTAATTGCGGTAGGAAATGAGTCGATGGTGCATTGGGCCGCAAGCTATCACGTGCATCCGCGCATTGTTTTAAAATGGGTGCAGCAATTACAAGGGCTTAAAGCCGATGGGATTTTAGCTGATGATCTCTGGATAACCAGTTCCGATAATTTCGCCTCCTGGGGTGGGGAAGGGCCCGAATATCATGTGCCGGCCTTGGATTCCTTAATCGCAGCAGTAGACTATCTCAGTGTACATTCCTATCCTTTTCACGATAGCCATTACAATCCGCAATGGTGGCAATTGGAAGCCAGTGCGGATAGCCTAAAGAAGGATTCCTTGATAAATACCGCCATTCAAAAAGCTTTGGATCGGGTGCAAAGTCAATTGACGGCGGTGGCCTCCTATGTGGAATCGCTGGGCTTGGAAAAGGAAATCCACATTGGTGAAAGTGGCTGGGCCAGTGGAGATAATCACCTTTATGGCGATAAGGGCTCGCATGCAGCTGATGAGTATAAACAAATGCTCTATTATCAAGGACTGCGCAAAATGGCCGATTCTTTAGGGATGTCTTGCTTTTATTTTGAAGCCTTTGATGAGCCTTGGAAAGATGGGCAAAACCCAGCTGGTTCCGAAAATCACTTTGGTTTATTCACGGTAGACGGACAAGCGAAAATGCCCATTTGGGATTTGGTGGATCAAGGTCTCTTTGCAGGATTAAGTCGGGCTGGAAATCCCATTCGGAAAAGCCATCATGGTAATGGGGAAAGTCTAAAGGACTCCGCTTTAATACCTCCATATAAGTCTTTGTAA
- a CDS encoding glycoside hydrolase family 16 protein, whose translation MKQIRFLLIGLLSLGLWGCGDDSSSTVEIIRPTNLRMDLNVSNSTEGLVEISMTANFTNYYRVFIEEGSKTVILDSQDGQASYTFSESGTYTIRGRAYASFEYYTEVIDSVSVEVSSGGGGGGGGIPTTGYTTPLTYPGYTLVWNDEFEGSSLSSDWTHEIGTGGNGWGNNELQYYRAENTEVKDGYLVITAKNETFGGRNYTSSRIVTRGMQSFKYGRIDIRAALPEGQGLWPALWMLGDNFNSVGWPACGEIDIMEMVGGNGPNRGDEYCFGTVHWDNNGTKADFGGSIRSTSGKLSQEFHVYSLVWDANAITWYFDDTQFHQIDITPVALSEFQEKFFFIFNVAVGGDWPGSPNASTVFPQQMAVDYVRVFQ comes from the coding sequence ATGAAGCAGATTCGCTTTTTACTAATAGGACTATTAAGCCTCGGTTTATGGGGCTGCGGGGATGATAGCTCCTCTACAGTAGAGATTATTCGACCGACCAATTTGCGCATGGACCTCAATGTTTCTAATAGCACCGAAGGTTTGGTTGAAATAAGCATGACCGCCAATTTCACCAATTATTATCGGGTCTTTATCGAAGAAGGCAGCAAGACCGTAATTCTGGATAGCCAGGATGGCCAAGCTTCCTACACCTTCAGCGAAAGCGGTACCTACACCATTCGCGGTCGGGCCTATGCCAGTTTCGAGTACTATACCGAAGTAATAGATTCAGTAAGCGTTGAAGTAAGCTCCGGTGGTGGCGGTGGCGGCGGTGGTATCCCTACTACTGGCTATACTACGCCCCTAACTTATCCCGGATATACTCTGGTATGGAATGATGAGTTTGAAGGCAGCAGCCTTTCCAGCGATTGGACTCATGAAATTGGTACCGGTGGCAATGGCTGGGGAAATAATGAACTACAGTACTATCGTGCTGAAAACACTGAGGTGAAAGACGGTTACTTGGTAATCACCGCTAAAAACGAAACTTTTGGTGGTCGCAATTATACCTCCTCTCGCATTGTAACCCGTGGGATGCAAAGCTTTAAATACGGTCGTATCGACATTCGTGCGGCCTTACCCGAAGGGCAAGGTTTATGGCCTGCCTTATGGATGCTGGGCGACAATTTTAACAGTGTGGGCTGGCCCGCTTGTGGCGAGATCGACATCATGGAAATGGTAGGTGGAAACGGCCCCAATCGTGGGGATGAATATTGCTTTGGTACCGTGCACTGGGATAATAATGGCACCAAAGCTGATTTCGGTGGCTCCATCCGTTCTACTTCCGGTAAGCTATCGCAGGAGTTCCATGTGTATTCTCTGGTTTGGGATGCCAATGCCATTACCTGGTATTTTGATGATACCCAATTCCATCAAATCGATATAACCCCTGTGGCTCTGAGCGAGTTTCAGGAAAAATTCTTCTTCATCTTTAACGTTGCCGTGGGAGGCGACTGGCCTGGCAGTCCTAATGCCAGCACCGTTTTCCCGCAACAGATGGCAGTAGACTATGTTCGGGTTTTCCAATAA
- a CDS encoding PKD domain-containing protein, whose translation MNVKSIFSKTSLWISMGLLVVASACKEDDKPTLGQPPSQADAAFTYQASASSDNIIEFTAANSSLAASWDFGNGSTGSGSNVSATYPFAGSYDVTLTVQNSGGSASSTQTIVIAQDDPSLINNPLFALLTGGSSKTWAVDSASPAHFGVGPDPIGAAGRYPEWYAAQANEKAGADMYNDRYTFHLNGFGFDQVTGGGVYVNAEHAGIAPFDDTTASPVADYIAAFPDQMGETWTLNDSGSDTTLTVSGDAMIGYWAGTRTYTVISLEENELWLSFVDTKASNPALTWYIRLVPEGYNSNPNPAEDPDLPLDFESVEPTWTTFGNGGYQYIANPDMSGINTSSKVMEVTHGNETWAGQYVNLKNNLDFSAQNMIKLNVWASDTGTFRLKLEDKTNSNNFVEVDAHITQTNSWEELSFDFTGVASDFGRLVIFPGWGITTADVFYVDDIKQE comes from the coding sequence ATGAACGTTAAATCCATTTTCTCAAAAACAAGCCTTTGGATAAGCATGGGCTTGCTTGTGGTGGCTTCCGCTTGTAAGGAAGATGATAAGCCTACTTTAGGTCAACCACCTAGCCAGGCTGATGCTGCCTTTACCTATCAGGCCTCAGCCAGCAGCGACAACATCATTGAATTTACTGCCGCCAATTCTTCACTGGCCGCCAGTTGGGATTTCGGTAATGGCTCTACCGGTTCCGGAAGCAATGTATCGGCCACCTATCCTTTTGCCGGTAGCTATGATGTTACTCTTACCGTGCAAAATTCCGGTGGTAGTGCCTCCAGTACTCAAACCATCGTAATTGCTCAGGATGACCCTAGCTTGATCAACAATCCACTTTTTGCCCTTCTTACCGGAGGATCCAGCAAAACCTGGGCGGTAGATTCAGCTAGTCCAGCTCACTTTGGTGTAGGCCCTGATCCTATTGGAGCGGCTGGTCGTTATCCAGAATGGTACGCTGCCCAAGCCAATGAAAAAGCAGGTGCTGATATGTACAATGACCGTTATACCTTCCACCTTAATGGCTTTGGTTTCGATCAGGTTACCGGTGGTGGTGTATATGTTAATGCCGAGCATGCCGGTATCGCACCTTTTGATGATACTACTGCCTCTCCGGTAGCAGATTACATCGCTGCTTTCCCTGATCAAATGGGCGAAACCTGGACATTGAACGACAGCGGAAGCGACACAACTCTTACTGTTAGTGGTGATGCCATGATCGGCTACTGGGCGGGTACTCGTACCTATACCGTAATTAGCCTGGAAGAGAATGAATTGTGGTTAAGCTTTGTAGATACCAAAGCCAGCAACCCTGCGCTAACCTGGTATATTCGTTTGGTTCCTGAAGGCTACAACAGTAATCCAAACCCCGCGGAAGACCCCGATCTACCATTAGATTTCGAAAGCGTAGAACCTACCTGGACTACCTTCGGAAATGGTGGCTACCAGTATATCGCTAATCCCGATATGAGCGGTATCAATACCAGCAGCAAGGTGATGGAAGTAACCCACGGTAACGAAACCTGGGCGGGCCAATATGTGAACCTGAAAAACAATTTGGACTTCAGTGCTCAAAACATGATTAAGCTTAACGTTTGGGCTTCTGACACCGGTACCTTCCGTTTGAAATTAGAAGACAAAACCAACTCTAACAATTTCGTAGAGGTAGACGCTCACATTACTCAAACCAATAGCTGGGAAGAGTTGAGCTTCGACTTTACAGGGGTGGCCTCAGACTTTGGTCGCCTGGTAATCTTCCCCGGATGGGGCATTACCACTGCCGACGTATTTTATGTCGACGACATTAAACAAGAGTAA
- a CDS encoding RagB/SusD family nutrient uptake outer membrane protein, producing the protein MKSTRLFLALFLILISFSSCEKYLDVQPAYAQDAENYFNSEQDYELALIGAYDLLQASYLTQWIGEIASDNSIAGGESVTDTEGLHEIDQMNHDAVNNELRDIMRFNYAGVARCNYIMEYKDKTNFEGKEVIIGETRFLRAYYYFELVRYFGAMPLIIDKRIGAEEVTTLDRNSASEIYTQIESDLQYAVNNLPWNQPVKGRVDKGAALSLLGKVYLYQNKFGQAATVLDRVVNEGPYSLMGNFEDLWFAANEDNSETVFDVEYSNLEGGSYDCLICLEGNAAAGFNGIRQYEGPYYADGNSYNLPTAKLYNSFDPNDPRRDASVLNLDSFINLQPDPGSISYATGGGGHTGYYNNKYIKRKSELGLPDDDLTSPLNYKVIRYADVLLMAAEAHNRNGNDPQALIYVNQVRNRVGMGPLSSGGNTLTQEIWQERNYELAGEGHRFFDLVRTGQAANEIDGFVSGKHEVFPIPQVEIDLSGGNWNQNSGY; encoded by the coding sequence ATGAAATCAACAAGACTATTTTTAGCCCTTTTCTTAATCCTGATTTCTTTTTCTTCTTGCGAAAAGTATCTGGATGTGCAACCTGCCTATGCTCAGGATGCGGAAAATTATTTTAACTCCGAACAAGATTATGAATTGGCCCTGATTGGTGCCTACGATCTCTTGCAAGCTTCTTACCTCACCCAATGGATAGGCGAAATCGCTTCTGATAATTCCATTGCCGGAGGTGAGTCGGTTACCGACACCGAAGGATTGCATGAAATCGATCAAATGAACCATGATGCGGTTAATAATGAACTGCGCGACATCATGCGCTTTAATTATGCCGGTGTTGCTCGTTGCAACTACATCATGGAGTATAAAGACAAAACCAATTTCGAAGGCAAAGAAGTAATCATCGGGGAAACCCGCTTTTTACGTGCCTACTATTATTTCGAATTGGTGCGCTATTTCGGCGCCATGCCCCTGATTATCGATAAGCGCATCGGTGCAGAAGAGGTAACCACTCTCGATCGCAACAGCGCCAGTGAAATCTATACTCAGATTGAAAGCGATTTGCAATACGCAGTTAACAATTTACCCTGGAACCAACCCGTAAAAGGTCGGGTAGATAAGGGTGCTGCCCTTTCTCTCTTAGGAAAGGTTTACCTCTATCAAAACAAATTTGGACAGGCCGCTACGGTTCTAGATCGCGTGGTTAACGAAGGTCCATATAGTTTGATGGGCAATTTCGAAGACCTTTGGTTTGCCGCCAATGAAGACAATTCCGAAACCGTATTTGATGTAGAATATTCCAATTTGGAAGGGGGTAGCTACGATTGCCTCATCTGTTTGGAAGGTAATGCTGCGGCCGGTTTCAATGGTATTCGTCAGTACGAAGGTCCTTATTATGCCGATGGCAACTCTTATAATTTACCTACTGCCAAGCTCTACAACAGTTTCGACCCTAATGATCCACGTAGAGATGCATCGGTGCTAAACCTGGATTCTTTCATTAACCTGCAGCCCGATCCCGGTTCTATAAGTTATGCAACTGGTGGCGGTGGCCATACTGGTTACTACAATAACAAGTACATCAAGCGTAAATCGGAACTAGGCTTACCAGATGATGACCTTACCAGCCCCTTGAACTATAAAGTTATTCGCTATGCCGATGTGCTATTAATGGCGGCTGAGGCCCATAATCGCAATGGCAACGATCCTCAGGCCCTTATTTATGTTAATCAAGTACGCAATCGAGTAGGCATGGGCCCTTTAAGTTCTGGTGGAAACACCCTTACTCAGGAAATTTGGCAAGAGCGCAATTATGAACTTGCAGGTGAAGGACATCGTTTCTTTGATCTGGTTAGAACCGGCCAAGCGGCCAATGAGATTGACGGCTTTGTAAGCGGTAAGCATGAAGTATTCCCAATTCCCCAAGTAGAGATTGACCTCAGCGGTGGAAATTGGAATCAAAACTCCGGCTATTAA